The following proteins come from a genomic window of Rutidosis leptorrhynchoides isolate AG116_Rl617_1_P2 chromosome 10, CSIRO_AGI_Rlap_v1, whole genome shotgun sequence:
- the LOC139871481 gene encoding uncharacterized protein: MTWNWASNPRWRAAAELSNLEKDMLDLNQFSNKPDTWTWKHEKCGKYTSSSLSNLLVNAFVANKPLPEPTVINALILQKIGIFMWRMHKNKLPVRIELDNKGIDLHSVLCPVCDDCVECIQHAMISCKSAASVWDKLRRWWNLDKLPFEVYSDLIDCSMSHINSKTGTQIWQAVVWITAYFIWKNRNAKVFGNNASSIPKLLSDIQSKSFEWINDRGSNIDLDWHSWVNNPSACALNFKPKDGIG, translated from the coding sequence ATGACCTGGAATTGGGCCTCGAATCCACGGTGGAGGGCTGCTGCTGAACTCTCAAATCTAGAAAAGGACATGCTCGATTTAAACCAATTCTCAAACAAGCCGGACACTTGGACCTGGAAACACGAGAAGTGTGGTAAATACACTTCCTCCTCACTCTCAAACCTGTTAGTAAATGCCTTCGTGGCAAACAAACCACTACCCGAACCTACTGTGATCAATGCTCTAATCCTGCAAAAAATAGGCATCTTTATGTGGCGAATGCATAAAAATAAACTCCCGGTTAGGATCGAATTAGATAACAAGGGTATTGACCTCCACTCGGTTTTATGCCCGGTATGCGATGATTGTGTCGAATGCATTCAACACGCCATGATTTCCTGCAAATCGGCTGCAAGTGTTTGGGACAAATTACGTCGATGGTGGAACCTAGATAAGCTGCCTTTTGAAGTGTATTCGGATCTAATAGATTGCTCGATGTCACATATTAATTCTAAAACGGGTACGCAAATTTGGCAAGCGGTGGTCTGGATAACAGCCTATTTTATTTGGAAAAATCGAAATGCTAAAGTTTTCGGAAACAACGCTTCAAGCATTCCAAAGTTACTTTCAGATATTCAATCCAAGAGCTTCGAGTGGATTAATGATCGCGGTAGTAATATTGATCTTGATTGGCATTCGTGGGTTAACAACCCTTCTGCTTGCGCGCTTAATTTCAAACCTAAAGATGGAATAGGCTAA